In Syngnathus scovelli strain Florida chromosome 10, RoL_Ssco_1.2, whole genome shotgun sequence, the following are encoded in one genomic region:
- the opa1 gene encoding dynamin-like GTPase OPA1, mitochondrial isoform X4, whose product MTFLCHLAGNMLRVGGKVTCRACRNVVPTRTGVKFRIPLQKLHPLYRAIHHRYYGNTNTQRPPHRTAARYFTSMSRLPMRPPKPPPGSGGRGYQQKRNFWVARLAARLLKLRYILLGSAVGGGYTAKKTYDEWKDMLPDLSEYNWVIPDFVWELSEQIDLDKFAKALPEMEEIAKLLPDFDKIGENFTFIKSLLSSGVSLGSEVKGASGLLLLLETSGEPPLKATDASTAASQDDKQYKKQGLLGELILIQQQIQQHEEEVRRAAAANYARPPPPEPAPTPPPNPSPPHHTRKSSDKEKIDQLQEDLLRTQLKYQRMLERLEKENKELRKVVLQKDDKGIHQRKVKKSLIDLYSEVLDILSDYDANYNTQDHLPRVVVVGDQSAGKTSVLEMIAQARIFPRGSGEMMTRSPVKVTLSEGPHHVALFKDSGREFDLTKEEDLAALRHEIELRMRKSVKEGQTVSCETISLSVKGPGIQRMVLVDLPGVISTVTSGMASDTKETIFSISKAYMQNPNAIILCIQDGSVDAERSIVTDLVSQMDPHGKRTIFVLTKVDLAEKNLASPSRIQQIVEGKLFPMKALGYFAVVTGKGSSGESIDSIKDYEEDFFQNSRLLRDGMLKAHQVTTKNLSLAVSDCFWKMVRESVEQQADVFKASRFNLETEWKNNYPRLRELDRNELYEKAKNEILDEVINLSQVTPQHWEAILQKKLWERVSTHVIENIYLPAAQTMDSGTFNTTVDIKLKQWTDKQLPHKALEVAWETLQEEFARFMAEYKGKDQDDIFDKLKEAVKDESIKRHKWNERAMDSLRVIQHNALEDRSITDKPQWDAAIQFMEQTLQSRLKDTEAVIKDMVGPDWKERWMNWKNRTPDQHIRNETRTELERLLKLHDEHTAYLANDEVTTVRKNLEGRGVEVDPVLIKDTWHQLYRRHFLQKALAHCNLCKRGFYYYQRHFVDSELECNDVVLFWRIQRMLVITANTLRQQLTNTEVRRLEKNVKEVLEDFGEDMEKKSQLITGRRVQLAEDLKKVREIQEKLEAFIEALHKEK is encoded by the exons ATGACTTTTCTGTGTCATCTTGCTGGCAACATGTTGCGCGTTGGAGGTAAAGTTACATG CAGGGCATGCAGGAATGTGGTCCCCACCAGGACAGGGGTAAAATTTCGCATACCACTTCAGAAGCTGCACCCTCTGTACCGCGCCATCCACCACCGTTATTATGGAAACACCAACACTCAGCGTCCACCTCATCGCACAGCGGCCCGTTATTTCACTTCCATGTCACGGTTGCCCATGCGGCCACCGAAGCCGCCTCCGGGATCGGGGGGCAGGGGCTACCAGCAGAAGCGCAACTTCTGGGTGGCCCGACTGGCTGCGAGGCTGCTGAAGCTACGATACATTCTGCTTGGCAGCGCGGTGGGAGGAGGATACACGGCTAAGAAG ACCTATGATGAGTGGAAGGATATGCTGCCTGATTTGAGCGAATACAACTGGGTCATTCCTGACTTTGTGTGGGAACTCAGCGAACAAATAGATCTTG ATAAATTTGCCAAAGCTCTACCAGAGATGGAGGAAATAGCTAAGCTCCTGCCTGACTTTGACAAAATCGGGGAGAACTTCACTTTCATCAAAAGTCTCCTGTCCTCTG GTGTCAGTTTGGGTAGTGAAGTCAAAGGAGCTTCTGGTCTGCTTCTCTTGTTAG AAACTTCAGGTGAGCCGCCATTAAAAGCCACTGATGCTTCTACCGCAGCCTCTCAAGATGACAAGCAGTACAAAAAA CAGGGTCTGCTCGGCGAACTCATTCTTATTCAGCAGCAGATCCAACAGCACGAGGAAGAGGTCCGACGGGCAGCTGCTGCCAATTATGCGCGTCCCCCACCGCCAGAGCCTGCTCCCACTCCGCCTCCGAACCCCAGCCCCCCTCATCACACACGCAAG TCCTCAGATAAAGAAAAGATAGATCAGCTCCAAGAAGACCTTCTTCGTACCCAG CTTAAGTATCAACGCATGCTGGAGAGACTGGAGAAAGAGAACAAGGAGTTGAGGAAAGTGGTTCTGCAAAAGGACGACAAAGGGATCCACCAAAGAAAAGTAAAG AAATCCCTTATTGATTTGTATTCTGAAGTTTTGGACATCCTGTCTGACTATGATGCCAACTACAACACACAGGACCATTTACCCAGG GTGGTTGTGGTGGGCGATCAGAGTGCTGGCAAGACAAGTGTCCTGGAGATGATTGCACAGGCCAGGATTTTTCCAAGAGGCTCTGGAGAGATGATGACACGTTCTCCTGTTAAG GTGACACTCAGTGAAGGCCCCCACCATGTGGCTTTGTTCAAAGACAGTGGTCGTGAGTTTGACTTAACCAAGGAGGAAGAT CTGGCTGCTCTGAGGCATGAGATTGAGCTGCGGATGAGAAAGAGTGTGAAAGAAGGACAAACTGTCAGCTGTGAG ACAATATCCTTAAGTGTCAAAGGCCCAGGAATCCAGAGAATGGTTCTTGTTGATTTACCGGGTGTCATCAGT ACTGTGACGTCAGGCATGGCATCAGACACTAAGGAGACCATCTTCAGTATTAGTAAGGCCTACATGCAAAACCCCAATGCGATCATCCTTTGCATTCAAG ATGGCAGCGTGGATGCAGAGCGAAGCATTGTAACTGATCTGGTTAGCCAAATGGACCCCCATGGGAAAAGGACAATCTTTGTGTTGACCAAAGTGGACTTGGCTGAGAAGAACCTGGCCAGCCCCAGCAGA ATCCAACAAATAGTTGAGGGCAAACTGTTTCCCATGAAGGCTCTGGGATACTTTGCTGTCGTGACAGGAAAAG GAAGCAGTGGCGAGAGTATTGACTCAATTAAAGACTATGAGGAGGACTTCTTCCAGAACTCCAGATTATTGCG GGACGGCATGTTGAAGGCCCACCAGGTGACCACGAAGAACTTGAGTCTAGCCGTTTCAGACTGCTTCTGGAAGATGGTCAGAGAGTCTGTGGAGCAGCAAGCAGACGTCTTTAAAG CATCCCGCTTCAACCTGGAGACAGAGTGGAAAAACAATTATCCTCGTTTGAGAGAACTGGACCGG AATGAACTGTACGAAAAGGCCAAGAATGAAATCTTGGATGAAGTCATCAACTTGAGTCAAGTGACTCCACAGCACTG GGAAGCCATCCTGCAGAAGAAGCTGTGGGAGCGTGTTTCCACACATGTGATAGAGAACATTTACCTACCTGCTGCACAAACAATGGACTCGGGGACCTTTAACACCACTGTAGACATTAAACTGAAGCAGTGGACTGACAAgcagcttccacacaaagcccttGAG GTTGCCTGGGAGACACTGCAGGAGGAATTTGCTCGCTTCATGGCTGAGTACAAAGGCAAAGACCAGGATGACATTTTTGACAAGCTGAAGGAGGCTGTGAAAGACGAGAGCATCAAGAGACACAAGTGGAATGAGAGGGCCATGGACAGCCTG AGGGTGATCCAGCACAATGCCCTGGAAGACCGTTCCATTACGGACAAGCCTCAGTGGGATGCAGCAATTCAATTCATGGAACAAACTTTGCAGTCACGCCTCAAAGACA CTGAAGCTGTAATCAAAGACATGGTGGGTCCAGACTGGAAGGAGAGGTGGATGAACTGGAAGAACCGAACACCAGATCAG CATATCCGCAATGAAACAAGAACAGAGCTTGAGCGCTTGCTGAAGCTGCACGATGAGCATACAGCTTACCTGGCCAACGATGAGGTCACCACAGTCAGGAAGAACCTGGAGGGACGAGGGGTGGAAGTGGACCCAGTACTT ATCAAAGATACATGGCATCAGCTCTATCGACGTCACTTTTTGCAAAAAGCTCTGGCCCACTGTAACCTCTGCAAAAGGGGCTTCTACTATTACCAGAGGCACTTTGTTGACTCTGag TTGGAGTGCAATGATGTCGTCCTTTTCTGGAGAATTCAGAGGATGCTGGTCATCACTGCCAACACACTACGACAGCAGCTCACCAACACTGAAG TGCGCCGACTGGAGAAAAATGTCAAAGAGGTGCTAGAGGACTTTGGAGAGGATATGGAGAAGAAATCTCAGCTCATCACTGGCCGCCGAGTCCAACTTGCCGAGGATCTCA AGAAGGTTCGTGAGATCCAGGAGAAGCTTGAAGCCTTCATAGAAGCTCTACACAAAGAGAAATAA
- the opa1 gene encoding dynamin-like GTPase OPA1, mitochondrial isoform X3 has translation MTFLCHLAGNMLRVGGKVTWACRNVVPTRTGVKFRIPLQKLHPLYRAIHHRYYGNTNTQRPPHRTAARYFTSMSRLPMRPPKPPPGSGGRGYQQKRNFWVARLAARLLKLRYILLGSAVGGGYTAKKTYDEWKDMLPDLSEYNWVIPDFVWELSEQIDLVLLSSDKFAKALPEMEEIAKLLPDFDKIGENFTFIKSLLSSGVSLGSEVKGASGLLLLLETSGEPPLKATDASTAASQDDKQYKKQGLLGELILIQQQIQQHEEEVRRAAAANYARPPPPEPAPTPPPNPSPPHHTRKSSDKEKIDQLQEDLLRTQLKYQRMLERLEKENKELRKVVLQKDDKGIHQRKVKKSLIDLYSEVLDILSDYDANYNTQDHLPRVVVVGDQSAGKTSVLEMIAQARIFPRGSGEMMTRSPVKVTLSEGPHHVALFKDSGREFDLTKEEDLAALRHEIELRMRKSVKEGQTVSCETISLSVKGPGIQRMVLVDLPGVISTVTSGMASDTKETIFSISKAYMQNPNAIILCIQDGSVDAERSIVTDLVSQMDPHGKRTIFVLTKVDLAEKNLASPSRIQQIVEGKLFPMKALGYFAVVTGKGSSGESIDSIKDYEEDFFQNSRLLRDGMLKAHQVTTKNLSLAVSDCFWKMVRESVEQQADVFKASRFNLETEWKNNYPRLRELDRNELYEKAKNEILDEVINLSQVTPQHWEAILQKKLWERVSTHVIENIYLPAAQTMDSGTFNTTVDIKLKQWTDKQLPHKALEVAWETLQEEFARFMAEYKGKDQDDIFDKLKEAVKDESIKRHKWNERAMDSLRVIQHNALEDRSITDKPQWDAAIQFMEQTLQSRLKDTEAVIKDMVGPDWKERWMNWKNRTPDQHIRNETRTELERLLKLHDEHTAYLANDEVTTVRKNLEGRGVEVDPVLIKDTWHQLYRRHFLQKALAHCNLCKRGFYYYQRHFVDSELECNDVVLFWRIQRMLVITANTLRQQLTNTEVRRLEKNVKEVLEDFGEDMEKKSQLITGRRVQLAEDLKKVREIQEKLEAFIEALHKEK, from the exons ATGACTTTTCTGTGTCATCTTGCTGGCAACATGTTGCGCGTTGGAGGTAAAGTTACATG GGCATGCAGGAATGTGGTCCCCACCAGGACAGGGGTAAAATTTCGCATACCACTTCAGAAGCTGCACCCTCTGTACCGCGCCATCCACCACCGTTATTATGGAAACACCAACACTCAGCGTCCACCTCATCGCACAGCGGCCCGTTATTTCACTTCCATGTCACGGTTGCCCATGCGGCCACCGAAGCCGCCTCCGGGATCGGGGGGCAGGGGCTACCAGCAGAAGCGCAACTTCTGGGTGGCCCGACTGGCTGCGAGGCTGCTGAAGCTACGATACATTCTGCTTGGCAGCGCGGTGGGAGGAGGATACACGGCTAAGAAG ACCTATGATGAGTGGAAGGATATGCTGCCTGATTTGAGCGAATACAACTGGGTCATTCCTGACTTTGTGTGGGAACTCAGCGAACAAATAGATCTTG TGTTGTTGTCCTCAGATAAATTTGCCAAAGCTCTACCAGAGATGGAGGAAATAGCTAAGCTCCTGCCTGACTTTGACAAAATCGGGGAGAACTTCACTTTCATCAAAAGTCTCCTGTCCTCTG GTGTCAGTTTGGGTAGTGAAGTCAAAGGAGCTTCTGGTCTGCTTCTCTTGTTAG AAACTTCAGGTGAGCCGCCATTAAAAGCCACTGATGCTTCTACCGCAGCCTCTCAAGATGACAAGCAGTACAAAAAA CAGGGTCTGCTCGGCGAACTCATTCTTATTCAGCAGCAGATCCAACAGCACGAGGAAGAGGTCCGACGGGCAGCTGCTGCCAATTATGCGCGTCCCCCACCGCCAGAGCCTGCTCCCACTCCGCCTCCGAACCCCAGCCCCCCTCATCACACACGCAAG TCCTCAGATAAAGAAAAGATAGATCAGCTCCAAGAAGACCTTCTTCGTACCCAG CTTAAGTATCAACGCATGCTGGAGAGACTGGAGAAAGAGAACAAGGAGTTGAGGAAAGTGGTTCTGCAAAAGGACGACAAAGGGATCCACCAAAGAAAAGTAAAG AAATCCCTTATTGATTTGTATTCTGAAGTTTTGGACATCCTGTCTGACTATGATGCCAACTACAACACACAGGACCATTTACCCAGG GTGGTTGTGGTGGGCGATCAGAGTGCTGGCAAGACAAGTGTCCTGGAGATGATTGCACAGGCCAGGATTTTTCCAAGAGGCTCTGGAGAGATGATGACACGTTCTCCTGTTAAG GTGACACTCAGTGAAGGCCCCCACCATGTGGCTTTGTTCAAAGACAGTGGTCGTGAGTTTGACTTAACCAAGGAGGAAGAT CTGGCTGCTCTGAGGCATGAGATTGAGCTGCGGATGAGAAAGAGTGTGAAAGAAGGACAAACTGTCAGCTGTGAG ACAATATCCTTAAGTGTCAAAGGCCCAGGAATCCAGAGAATGGTTCTTGTTGATTTACCGGGTGTCATCAGT ACTGTGACGTCAGGCATGGCATCAGACACTAAGGAGACCATCTTCAGTATTAGTAAGGCCTACATGCAAAACCCCAATGCGATCATCCTTTGCATTCAAG ATGGCAGCGTGGATGCAGAGCGAAGCATTGTAACTGATCTGGTTAGCCAAATGGACCCCCATGGGAAAAGGACAATCTTTGTGTTGACCAAAGTGGACTTGGCTGAGAAGAACCTGGCCAGCCCCAGCAGA ATCCAACAAATAGTTGAGGGCAAACTGTTTCCCATGAAGGCTCTGGGATACTTTGCTGTCGTGACAGGAAAAG GAAGCAGTGGCGAGAGTATTGACTCAATTAAAGACTATGAGGAGGACTTCTTCCAGAACTCCAGATTATTGCG GGACGGCATGTTGAAGGCCCACCAGGTGACCACGAAGAACTTGAGTCTAGCCGTTTCAGACTGCTTCTGGAAGATGGTCAGAGAGTCTGTGGAGCAGCAAGCAGACGTCTTTAAAG CATCCCGCTTCAACCTGGAGACAGAGTGGAAAAACAATTATCCTCGTTTGAGAGAACTGGACCGG AATGAACTGTACGAAAAGGCCAAGAATGAAATCTTGGATGAAGTCATCAACTTGAGTCAAGTGACTCCACAGCACTG GGAAGCCATCCTGCAGAAGAAGCTGTGGGAGCGTGTTTCCACACATGTGATAGAGAACATTTACCTACCTGCTGCACAAACAATGGACTCGGGGACCTTTAACACCACTGTAGACATTAAACTGAAGCAGTGGACTGACAAgcagcttccacacaaagcccttGAG GTTGCCTGGGAGACACTGCAGGAGGAATTTGCTCGCTTCATGGCTGAGTACAAAGGCAAAGACCAGGATGACATTTTTGACAAGCTGAAGGAGGCTGTGAAAGACGAGAGCATCAAGAGACACAAGTGGAATGAGAGGGCCATGGACAGCCTG AGGGTGATCCAGCACAATGCCCTGGAAGACCGTTCCATTACGGACAAGCCTCAGTGGGATGCAGCAATTCAATTCATGGAACAAACTTTGCAGTCACGCCTCAAAGACA CTGAAGCTGTAATCAAAGACATGGTGGGTCCAGACTGGAAGGAGAGGTGGATGAACTGGAAGAACCGAACACCAGATCAG CATATCCGCAATGAAACAAGAACAGAGCTTGAGCGCTTGCTGAAGCTGCACGATGAGCATACAGCTTACCTGGCCAACGATGAGGTCACCACAGTCAGGAAGAACCTGGAGGGACGAGGGGTGGAAGTGGACCCAGTACTT ATCAAAGATACATGGCATCAGCTCTATCGACGTCACTTTTTGCAAAAAGCTCTGGCCCACTGTAACCTCTGCAAAAGGGGCTTCTACTATTACCAGAGGCACTTTGTTGACTCTGag TTGGAGTGCAATGATGTCGTCCTTTTCTGGAGAATTCAGAGGATGCTGGTCATCACTGCCAACACACTACGACAGCAGCTCACCAACACTGAAG TGCGCCGACTGGAGAAAAATGTCAAAGAGGTGCTAGAGGACTTTGGAGAGGATATGGAGAAGAAATCTCAGCTCATCACTGGCCGCCGAGTCCAACTTGCCGAGGATCTCA AGAAGGTTCGTGAGATCCAGGAGAAGCTTGAAGCCTTCATAGAAGCTCTACACAAAGAGAAATAA
- the opa1 gene encoding dynamin-like GTPase OPA1, mitochondrial isoform X7 produces the protein MTFLCHLAGNMLRVGGKVTCRACRNVVPTRTGVKFRIPLQKLHPLYRAIHHRYYGNTNTQRPPHRTAARYFTSMSRLPMRPPKPPPGSGGRGYQQKRNFWVARLAARLLKLRYILLGSAVGGGYTAKKTYDEWKDMLPDLSEYNWVIPDFVWELSEQIDLVLLSSDKFAKALPEMEEIAKLLPDFDKIGENFTFIKSLLSSETSGEPPLKATDASTAASQDDKQYKKGLLGELILIQQQIQQHEEEVRRAAAANYARPPPPEPAPTPPPNPSPPHHTRKSSDKEKIDQLQEDLLRTQLKYQRMLERLEKENKELRKVVLQKDDKGIHQRKVKKSLIDLYSEVLDILSDYDANYNTQDHLPRVVVVGDQSAGKTSVLEMIAQARIFPRGSGEMMTRSPVKVTLSEGPHHVALFKDSGREFDLTKEEDLAALRHEIELRMRKSVKEGQTVSCETISLSVKGPGIQRMVLVDLPGVISTVTSGMASDTKETIFSISKAYMQNPNAIILCIQDGSVDAERSIVTDLVSQMDPHGKRTIFVLTKVDLAEKNLASPSRIQQIVEGKLFPMKALGYFAVVTGKGSSGESIDSIKDYEEDFFQNSRLLRDGMLKAHQVTTKNLSLAVSDCFWKMVRESVEQQADVFKASRFNLETEWKNNYPRLRELDRNELYEKAKNEILDEVINLSQVTPQHWEAILQKKLWERVSTHVIENIYLPAAQTMDSGTFNTTVDIKLKQWTDKQLPHKALEVAWETLQEEFARFMAEYKGKDQDDIFDKLKEAVKDESIKRHKWNERAMDSLRVIQHNALEDRSITDKPQWDAAIQFMEQTLQSRLKDTEAVIKDMVGPDWKERWMNWKNRTPDQHIRNETRTELERLLKLHDEHTAYLANDEVTTVRKNLEGRGVEVDPVLIKDTWHQLYRRHFLQKALAHCNLCKRGFYYYQRHFVDSELECNDVVLFWRIQRMLVITANTLRQQLTNTEVRRLEKNVKEVLEDFGEDMEKKSQLITGRRVQLAEDLKKVREIQEKLEAFIEALHKEK, from the exons ATGACTTTTCTGTGTCATCTTGCTGGCAACATGTTGCGCGTTGGAGGTAAAGTTACATG CAGGGCATGCAGGAATGTGGTCCCCACCAGGACAGGGGTAAAATTTCGCATACCACTTCAGAAGCTGCACCCTCTGTACCGCGCCATCCACCACCGTTATTATGGAAACACCAACACTCAGCGTCCACCTCATCGCACAGCGGCCCGTTATTTCACTTCCATGTCACGGTTGCCCATGCGGCCACCGAAGCCGCCTCCGGGATCGGGGGGCAGGGGCTACCAGCAGAAGCGCAACTTCTGGGTGGCCCGACTGGCTGCGAGGCTGCTGAAGCTACGATACATTCTGCTTGGCAGCGCGGTGGGAGGAGGATACACGGCTAAGAAG ACCTATGATGAGTGGAAGGATATGCTGCCTGATTTGAGCGAATACAACTGGGTCATTCCTGACTTTGTGTGGGAACTCAGCGAACAAATAGATCTTG TGTTGTTGTCCTCAGATAAATTTGCCAAAGCTCTACCAGAGATGGAGGAAATAGCTAAGCTCCTGCCTGACTTTGACAAAATCGGGGAGAACTTCACTTTCATCAAAAGTCTCCTGTCCTCTG AAACTTCAGGTGAGCCGCCATTAAAAGCCACTGATGCTTCTACCGCAGCCTCTCAAGATGACAAGCAGTACAAAAAA GGTCTGCTCGGCGAACTCATTCTTATTCAGCAGCAGATCCAACAGCACGAGGAAGAGGTCCGACGGGCAGCTGCTGCCAATTATGCGCGTCCCCCACCGCCAGAGCCTGCTCCCACTCCGCCTCCGAACCCCAGCCCCCCTCATCACACACGCAAG TCCTCAGATAAAGAAAAGATAGATCAGCTCCAAGAAGACCTTCTTCGTACCCAG CTTAAGTATCAACGCATGCTGGAGAGACTGGAGAAAGAGAACAAGGAGTTGAGGAAAGTGGTTCTGCAAAAGGACGACAAAGGGATCCACCAAAGAAAAGTAAAG AAATCCCTTATTGATTTGTATTCTGAAGTTTTGGACATCCTGTCTGACTATGATGCCAACTACAACACACAGGACCATTTACCCAGG GTGGTTGTGGTGGGCGATCAGAGTGCTGGCAAGACAAGTGTCCTGGAGATGATTGCACAGGCCAGGATTTTTCCAAGAGGCTCTGGAGAGATGATGACACGTTCTCCTGTTAAG GTGACACTCAGTGAAGGCCCCCACCATGTGGCTTTGTTCAAAGACAGTGGTCGTGAGTTTGACTTAACCAAGGAGGAAGAT CTGGCTGCTCTGAGGCATGAGATTGAGCTGCGGATGAGAAAGAGTGTGAAAGAAGGACAAACTGTCAGCTGTGAG ACAATATCCTTAAGTGTCAAAGGCCCAGGAATCCAGAGAATGGTTCTTGTTGATTTACCGGGTGTCATCAGT ACTGTGACGTCAGGCATGGCATCAGACACTAAGGAGACCATCTTCAGTATTAGTAAGGCCTACATGCAAAACCCCAATGCGATCATCCTTTGCATTCAAG ATGGCAGCGTGGATGCAGAGCGAAGCATTGTAACTGATCTGGTTAGCCAAATGGACCCCCATGGGAAAAGGACAATCTTTGTGTTGACCAAAGTGGACTTGGCTGAGAAGAACCTGGCCAGCCCCAGCAGA ATCCAACAAATAGTTGAGGGCAAACTGTTTCCCATGAAGGCTCTGGGATACTTTGCTGTCGTGACAGGAAAAG GAAGCAGTGGCGAGAGTATTGACTCAATTAAAGACTATGAGGAGGACTTCTTCCAGAACTCCAGATTATTGCG GGACGGCATGTTGAAGGCCCACCAGGTGACCACGAAGAACTTGAGTCTAGCCGTTTCAGACTGCTTCTGGAAGATGGTCAGAGAGTCTGTGGAGCAGCAAGCAGACGTCTTTAAAG CATCCCGCTTCAACCTGGAGACAGAGTGGAAAAACAATTATCCTCGTTTGAGAGAACTGGACCGG AATGAACTGTACGAAAAGGCCAAGAATGAAATCTTGGATGAAGTCATCAACTTGAGTCAAGTGACTCCACAGCACTG GGAAGCCATCCTGCAGAAGAAGCTGTGGGAGCGTGTTTCCACACATGTGATAGAGAACATTTACCTACCTGCTGCACAAACAATGGACTCGGGGACCTTTAACACCACTGTAGACATTAAACTGAAGCAGTGGACTGACAAgcagcttccacacaaagcccttGAG GTTGCCTGGGAGACACTGCAGGAGGAATTTGCTCGCTTCATGGCTGAGTACAAAGGCAAAGACCAGGATGACATTTTTGACAAGCTGAAGGAGGCTGTGAAAGACGAGAGCATCAAGAGACACAAGTGGAATGAGAGGGCCATGGACAGCCTG AGGGTGATCCAGCACAATGCCCTGGAAGACCGTTCCATTACGGACAAGCCTCAGTGGGATGCAGCAATTCAATTCATGGAACAAACTTTGCAGTCACGCCTCAAAGACA CTGAAGCTGTAATCAAAGACATGGTGGGTCCAGACTGGAAGGAGAGGTGGATGAACTGGAAGAACCGAACACCAGATCAG CATATCCGCAATGAAACAAGAACAGAGCTTGAGCGCTTGCTGAAGCTGCACGATGAGCATACAGCTTACCTGGCCAACGATGAGGTCACCACAGTCAGGAAGAACCTGGAGGGACGAGGGGTGGAAGTGGACCCAGTACTT ATCAAAGATACATGGCATCAGCTCTATCGACGTCACTTTTTGCAAAAAGCTCTGGCCCACTGTAACCTCTGCAAAAGGGGCTTCTACTATTACCAGAGGCACTTTGTTGACTCTGag TTGGAGTGCAATGATGTCGTCCTTTTCTGGAGAATTCAGAGGATGCTGGTCATCACTGCCAACACACTACGACAGCAGCTCACCAACACTGAAG TGCGCCGACTGGAGAAAAATGTCAAAGAGGTGCTAGAGGACTTTGGAGAGGATATGGAGAAGAAATCTCAGCTCATCACTGGCCGCCGAGTCCAACTTGCCGAGGATCTCA AGAAGGTTCGTGAGATCCAGGAGAAGCTTGAAGCCTTCATAGAAGCTCTACACAAAGAGAAATAA